The genomic region ATGCTCCCTTGCAAACCCACCCCCGCGCTACGCGCGCCCCCTCCCGCCGACGGGAAGGGTTAGTCGGATTGCCTCTTACGAAAGCCGCCTGCGATAATACACTCTGAAATACCCTTCCCGTCGCGGGAGGGGTGGCCCGCAGGGCCGGGGTGGGTTTGCCACGGGAGGGGGCGGCCGAAGGCCGGGGATAGGTTTGCCCGGACCCCGCAAACCCGATCACAAATTCGCAACGCGCGCAAGCAGCGCTTTGTCCATCTTGCAGACGACCGTGTAGGCCGGATCGAAGACGTTGGCGATCTCGTACTCGACGCATTGGCCCATCAGGGTGTGCGCTTCCGTCCAGGTCAGCGCATACTCTTCTTGCAGCCAGCGGGCCATTTCGCTGGTGGCGTGCTGGAGAGCCTGGTCCAAGGGGCGGGCGTTTCCCGCCGCCACGATGTGAGTGGCCGTTTCGGCTCGGGGCCATTCGATCGATTTGCCTTTGATTACCGAGAGGGTGAATTCGACGTCGAACGAAATCTCGATTCCCGTCCCGCAAACTTCGCCGCAGCCTTGAACGGCGTGGCCGTCGCCGATGAAGAACAGGGCGCCGGAGACGGCGACGGGAAAGTACACCGTGACGCCTTCCGTGAAGCCCTTGTAGTCCATGTTGCCGCCGTTCGTGGATGATGTCGCGGTGGAGATCGCCTGCCCGCCGGACGGCGCGACGCCGAAGCAGCCGACCATCGGACGGATCGGGATCGGCAAGCGCGCGAGCTTGGTCGCCGGAGACGTCAGGACGGCGATCCCGGCGTCCCAGTCCACATCCCACTCACCGCTGCCTTCGGCGAAGCCGGGCGGCGGCGGGAGCAGCGCGACATCGGCGGGGTCCATCACATTGGAGGCCAGCTGCACTCCGCTCCACCCAAAGCGCCGGTTCGGACGCAATCGATCCAGCCGGACCGCCAGCGTATCGCCCGGCTCCGCGCCCTCGACATAGAACGGCCCGGTCATCGGGTTGACGCCTTTGTGCCGCCGCTCGCGATGAAGATCGAAACCACCGGCGTCCAGCGTCGTCGTCGCCACGGTATCGCCGTCGGCGATCCGCAGGACCGGCGGGTGCGAACCGAGCGTGCTGAAATAATGGGTCGGCGTAAACTGGTGTTTGCTCATGGGTCTCGATCCAACATGGAAATATTCGATACGTCAAGACGCCCCCGGCCCCATGAGGGGCGCAGACCATACGATCGAGAACGCGAGGGGTGCGTCCCTCATATCAGTCGGCGACGCCGGATTCGGGGAGCGTCTGGCCGCCGTCGACGCACAGCGTTTGTCCGGTGATCCATCCCGCCTCATCCGAAGCGAAGAACGCCATCGCGTAGGCGATGTCTTCGGGCGAGCCCAGCTTGCCCATGGGGATCGCGCGCGTCATCTTGCTCAGGTACTCTTCGCCCAGTTGCGCCAGGCCCTCCGTCAAAATATTCCCGGGCTCCACGCCGTTCACGGTAATCCCGAACTTCGCAAGCTCCACGGCCGCGTTTCGGATAAAACCGTTGACGCCGCCCTTGGTCGCGCCATAATGCGCGAATCCAGGCATGCCTGTTTTCGGACCGGTAATGGACGAGGTGAACAAAATTCGGCCCCGCCCCTGCTGTTTCATGGCCGGCAGGACAGCCTGCGTGGCGAAGAGCGCGCCCTTCAAATTGAGGTTGTGACAGCGGTCCCAATCCTCCTCAGTGATCTCTTCCAGCATGGCCTCCCAAAAGACGCCGGCGTTATGGACGAGGATGTCGATCGCCCCATAAGTCTCCAAAGCCGCCGCCGCGACTTTTTCATTGTCGGCTTTCACGCTGATGTCCGCCGGAACGAAGATCGCCTCACCCCCAGCGTCCCGAATCTCCCGCGCGACGCGCTCCCCGGCCTCGACATTTCGGTTCGCCGCCACGACTTTGGCGCCTTCCCGCGCGAAGACATGCGCGATCCCATAACCGATCCCGGCGCTCGCCCCCGTCACGATGGCCACCCGGCCGTGTATTCCCTTCACACAATCTCCTTGAAAACAGAAATGACGTACTGCCTGCCCGGCAAACTCCCTCTAGTCCTACCTACCCCCGCGCTTCGCGCGCCCCCTCCCGTGGCAAACCCACCCCCGCGCTTCGCGCGACCCCTCCCGTCACCGGGAAGGGTTATTTCAGAGTGTGTTATCGCAGGCCGCTCCCGTAAGAGGCAATCCGACTAACCCTTCCCGCCCGAGGGAGGGGTCGCGCGAAGCGCGGGGGTGGGTTTACCCGGGAGGGGTGGCCCGAAGGGCCGGGGTAGGTTAGGACCAGAGGGGGTTTGCACGGCCCCGGATTTACGCAATCGCCGTTGAGGACCCGCGCGACTTCATGCGTTCGATCAGCATCCACACAATGCCGACCGCCATGTAACCGGCGAAGACCTGCGGCAGATAGTTGTCCGGCGCGACCGGCCACGGATAGACGCTGCCCTTGACCGCCAGGCCCATGAACAGGACGCCGGCGACCGCGCTGAAGATCAGCATCGGCGAGAGCGACTTATCCCGGGACGCCGAGACCACCGCGCCGACCGCGATGAGAATATACGCCAGCAGGAAGCCGTACGTGGCGATCATGCCGTTCATGTTGTAGATGTCCAGAACCGCGACGTGCTTCATGCTCAGGCCAAAGAGAACCACGATCATGATGGCCGCGCAAACGGTCGCGGCGATGTGCGGCGTGGCGTTGGTGTCGTGCGATTTGCCGAGATGCGCGTGGATCAGGCCGTCGCGGGACATCGCCGAAAGGATGCGCGAGGTCGCCGTCACGCAGGCCAGCGAACAAGCAAACAAACTGACGATCGCGCCGATGGAGACGAGAACGCCCAGGACGGGCGCGTGGGCGATGTCGGCCATGGCGGTCAGCGCCACCAGGTTCGGATCGTCCAGGTGCGTCTTGTAGGCGGAGAACGCCGAGACCATCATGAACGACATGATCATAAAGAACGTGCCGGCGATCGCCGTGCTCATGAAGACCGCGCGGGGGATGGAGCGCTTTGGATCGCGCGCCTCGGCGCCCAGCGCCGTCGCGCTTTCAAAGCCGACGAAGGAGAAGATTCCCAGGACCATTCCGCCCTGAAGCCCCGTCAGCGTCATGCCCTTGAGCGAAAGCTGCGGTCCCAGATGCAGGCCCGTATGCGCGACCATCAGAAGACCGAGAACGAAGATCAGACTGATGGAGACGCCCTCCAGAATCAGCATCATCTTCGCCGAAAGCCGCACGTCGCGGTAAGCGACAAACCAGACCAGTCCCACTACGAGCACGAACATCACCATGGCGGGCATGGCGATATTCAGGTTCTTCAGCAACGTCTGCGCGTACGGCGCCGTGTAGGAGGCGACGGCGATTCCCGTCGTAAGATACGCGAGGATCAGCGCCCAGCCCGTGATGAAACCGGCGGTCGGTCCCAGGCTTTTCGTCACGTAGGAGTAAAGCGCGCCGGGCGTCGCGGTCTTGCTGGCGAACTGCTTGATGCAGACGCCGATCAAGAGAAGGCCCAGCGTGGCGAGCAGGTACGTGAACCACGTCCCGTTCCCGGAAGAGCCGAAGACGAGCTGAAGGTTGACGGCCGGCGTGAGAGTCGGCGCGATGTTGGCGATGGACTGCGCCAGCGTCTCAGTGGAGCTAAGCGCGTCGCGTCGGTAGCCGACGGCATGGTGGTTATGTTCCCCCAGATCGAGATGATCGGCGGGGAGTTGAACGGTAGCCATGATCTTTTTTCTTCCTTTTTCCGATGACGCAAGATCGCCGCGAAAACGGCGAGGGACGTTCACTTCGGCGCCGAAGGAATATCAAGGATTTGAGAGATCGGCGGCTTCGCCTTGCAAACGGTCAGTCCATGAGGAGTACGGCCCGGTAGCGGACTTTGTTGTCGCGTACGTGCTGAACGGCGTCGTTGGCGCGCTCAAAAGCAAAGGTCTCGATCTGGGGAACGATCCCGTACCGGGCCGCGAGCCCGAGCATTTCAATCATCTCTGACCGGCTTCCGATCGGAGACCCCATGATTCGGCGGCGCTTGTCCTGGAAGGCGAACACGGAAAGCGGGATCGGATCGTTCCCGATCCCGACCAGGTTGAACACCCCGTCGGAATCCAGACAGTTCAGATAAGCGTTATAATCCTTTCCTGAGGCGACGGTGTCGATGATGATGTCGAGCGGCCGCGACGGTTTTTGTGGCGGAGATCCGTCCCGTCCGACAATCACCGCCTCGGCGGCGCCGAGCCGCGCGGCGTACTCCGCCTTCTCCGGAGACGTCGTGAAGACCGTGACCCGGTTTCCGAGCTTGGCCGCGAACTGCACGGCCAGATGCCCCAGGCCGCCGATGCCGATCACGCCGATCTCCTGACCGCCGCGCATTCCCGCGTGGCGCAGCCCGGAATAAACCGTAATGCCCGCGCACAGCAGCGGCCCCGCCGCCGCGGACGCCAGGCCGTCCGGAATGGGGAAGGCGAAGCGGGAGTCGACGGTCATATAATCGCCGAACCCGCCGTACTGGTGCAGGATCGTCGCCTGATTCGCGTCGCACATCTGCTCGTTGCCGCGCAGACAGTCGCGGCAGCCCAGGCACGCGCCGGACTGCCAGCCGACGCCCACCCGGTCCCCGATCTTAAGATGCGTCACGCCCGGCCCCAGCTCCACGACTTCGCCGACCGCCTCATGGCCCGGCACGACGGGAAAGGTCGCGCCGCCCCAATCGTTATCGACGACGTGGATGTCCGAGTGGCACAGGCCGCAGCTTTGAACGCGGATCACGCAGTCGAAGCCGCTGACGGCGCCGATTTCATATTCGAACGGGCGCAGCGGCTCGCCCGGCGCGTACGCGGCCAGCGCATGGACTTTCATCAGTCAGTGCGCTCCGTTCTTATGGTCGGATCCCGATGAGGAACAGCCGCAGCCGCCGGTCTCCTGAGCGATCCCGTGACAGCGCTTCGACTCGGTCGGGGGCACATCCAGCGCCGGGTTACGATCGAAGAAGCCAACCGGCTTCAGCATGAACCCGACATAGCCCACCGGCATCACCGGCCAATCCTCGGGACGCGGGATATGGTTGTGCGCGAGGGTGTACCAGACCACCAGATCCGTGTCTTCGATCGGACGGTTGCCCTGCGTGTACATCGGCAGCCCGGCGTCGGTCTGGCTCTGGTTTGGATATTTTCCGGTCGCATAAAGTTCGTCGGCGTCGAACGGAGTCACCCACAGATGCTTGCTCATGTAGCCGGCCCGCTTGCTGACGTAGGCGCTCGGATGCTGGAAGGCGGCGCTGTTCTCCCCCGGCATGAGCTTATAAGAGACCGGCAGGCCAAGACGGTTGATGGAGTGGGGATTGACGATCTTCCAGTAGCGGCCGCGCAGCGGATCCACGAGCTGCTGCGCCTCATGCTCGGTCTTCAGGGTCGTCGCCTGCGCGTAGTAGCCGTTGCCTGCCGGATTGTCCGGCCCCTCCGGCTCCAGCTCGCAATGCACCTCCTGCACGGAGTTGCGCGGACCGTCCACCATCATATCCATGCGGATATTGAAGATATGCTCGTGGTTCGGCGCGTAGAGGCCGGGCGCGAGCAGCGAGCCGTATTTACGCGTCTCGCCAGGCGGCAGCGCCGAGGTGTTCATAATGCCGGTCAGCTTGATCTCATACTGGATCGTTCCATCCTGGTAGAAGTACCAGAAGAAGCCGTACTCGTAGTTGCCGACCGTCGCGATGAACGAGACGACCAGACGCCGCGAGCGGCGCACTTCGGTATGGTTGTTGCGCCAATCGACGTGCTTCCAGAGGATCCCAAAGTCTTCCTCGTGCATGCAGACGGCGTTCGGCAGCTTGACGGGCTCGCCCCGGCTGCTCGTCATAAAGGCGTCGAAGTACCGGATCTCGCCCAGACAGTCGCAGCCAAGCTCCAGGGCGTTCGCGAGCATCCCAATGCCGTACTCGCCGCAGTCGAAGGCGTTCTTGTGGTAGTGGTTGTAGCCCGGATCGCCGTAGGGCACGACCATGTCGCAGAGCGCGGCTCGGTAGAGAATGGGGCGCGCCTTGCCGCCGTCCTCATAGCCGACCGTGTAGAGCACGAGCCCTTCGCGCGGCGTGAAGCCGATCCGAAACGACCACTTCTGCCACGTCACATGATGCCCATCGACAGTGAAGCTCGGTCCATCGGGCTGCGCGACCTCGAACGGCTTGAGGTCCGCGCGATAGCCGCCCGTCTGGCTGAACTCGGACACATACTCGCGGCTGTAGTTGCCCGGCTCCGGCGGGAGGGCGACGACGCCGGTATCGATCACTTCCAGCACCCGCTGCTCGTTCAAATCGTAGATGACCGCGACGCCTTCGATGGGCCTGGCGTAGCCGTTGTCCATCGTCTCGGCGCGCAGCCAGGCCATGGCGCGCAGCACGCGCCGCGTTTCATAAGACGCGCTTTCCCCGCCATACCAGCCGGCGGACCACGGGTCCACCATCACCAGACTCATGTCCGAGATTCCGCGCTTCGCGAGCGCCGCCTGGAACTCCGGGCTGTTCTTGACGCCTTCCTCGCATTCGAAGAACTCGTCGAGCATCACTGACGGCTGCACGCCGGGAATATGCTCCCATCGGACGACGGACATGTCCGTCAGGGACACCACGGCTTCATAAGTCTTGCCGTCGGCGTTGTCGAGGATCTGCACGGCGGCTTCGCGCGGCGCGGCCGTCTCGGCCGTCCAGCCATACACGACCTCCTTGGCCGGCTCCGCCAGAGTCGCCAGCACGAACCGCATCTTATCGCCCAGGAGGCCCGACGCGCGCAGCACGCCGGCCGCCGCCGCAATCTCCTCGCCGCTGAGCGGCTCCAGTGGGTGCATGCGCGGCGGAGCCGCGACGGCTTCTATGATCGATCCTGTCGTCGCCATAACACGCTTCTCCTATCATCCGACCTTGAGGCCGGACGACGTCATACACAGAAACAGGGAAAAGAAGTGGCGGCGCCGCCAGCGTATACGAATAGGGCAGAGAAACAAAAAAAGACGCTCTTCCATTCCAGAGCTCGCATGCTTGCGAGCGTTACGGTATCGGGAAGACGTCTTTGCCTTGCTTTATCACGAGGGGATGCGGCTGCTACAGCGCGCGATGTCGTCAAATCGCCATGATCGGACACAGGGATGATATCACATTCGATCCAATGCTGTCAATAGCGAAAACGCTATCGAAATCTCACCTCACTTTCCAATGTGTTACCAATAACCCCTGCCTTCTCGTGAATTGTCAAGCCCGAGTGCAGCGAAGATAACGTAATGTCGGAGCGCCCCTAACGAGTATGATATTCGTTGGGGGCGCTGATTCATTATTACGCCAGCGTTTCCTGGATGAATGCGATGTCGGCGGCGGTGAGGGCGCGGCCGTCGGCGGCGAGGTTGCATTTGGCCTGGCGCTCGTTGCGGAAGCCGGGGATGACGCAGGCGACGCGCGGCTGGGCGAGGATGTAGTTGAGGGCGACAGAGGCGAGGTCTTCGGTCGTGGAGCCGAAGCGGGCTTTGAGCTTTTCGAGCTTGGGCTTGAGCGCGGCGATGGCCTCGGCGCCGAAGGCGGAGCTGTCTTTGCGGTGGTCGCCGGGCTCAAACTGGGGCGGATTCTCGGGGTTGTATTTATCGAGAAGACGCGCCTGGGCGAGCGGGCTGAAGGCGACGAAGGTCATGTTGTGCTCTTCGAGCAATTTGGCGACGCGGGAGCCGGGGCGGACGAACTGATCGTCGAGCGCGTGCGCCCAGCTTTGCAGGACCTGCGGCTTGACGACCGGGACGACGCGCTCGAAGTCGTCGGCCGAGTACGCCGATTGGCCCTTGACGCGGACCTTGCCTTCGGCGACCAGAGCGTCGAGCGTGGCGGCGGCTTCGGGCAGGTACTTGGCGTCGGGGCCGAAGTCGCCATGGTGGAAGTAGTAGACGTCGATATAGTCGCGCTTCAGGTTGATCAGCGACTGCTCGCACTGATGCCGGATATGCGCGGGCTCGTAGGCGTGCTCGGCGGTGCCGGGAAAATGGCCGATTTTGGTGGCGACGATGTAGTCGTTGGTGTTGACGCCCAGCTTGTCGAAGACGCGGGCCAGCATCCGCTCGGCCTTGCCGTTGCCGTAGACATCGGCGTTGTCGAAGTGATTGACCCCGGCGTCGATGGCCGCCTTGATCCCGGCGACGATATCGTCCTCATCCACGTTCGCCCATCCGTTGGGGCTCCCGTTGACCCAGTTCAGACCTCCCATGGTCCAGCAGCCGAAGCTGATCTCCGAAACGTTGACGCCGCTTGCGCCCAGTGGCCGGTAATTCATGAATGTCTCCCTCGTCCAACCGAAAAGATATGCGACGTTGTGTCCGTGCGCCTTCCCGATTCTACCTGACGGATGAGGTTTCATGCATATTGAAGGCGACGGGCGCGCAAGCGATCTGAATGATTACTTTACATCCATGAGATCCATGATATAATAGTGCAGGCTCCGCCGTCCGCGAATGGGCGCCCGCCCCATCGCGTCGCCGGCGAACTTCTACGGAGCACGGAAAAGGTCCCCCTTTGAAATACGCAACTCGACAACGACTCCGCATGGCGGGAATTGCGGCGTTCGCCCTTTCCGTCGCCGCGGTCGCCGGATGCGGCGGCGGCGGTTCGTCCGATAACGGCGGAACGACCACCCCGGTGGAAACGATCAACGGCGTCGTGATCAGTTCAGTCACCCCGAACGTCGTACCCCTGACCGCCGGCCAGATTATCACCGTCACCGGAACAGGCTTTGAAGCCAAGGACGCCACGGGAACCATCATGCCCGTCACCGTGCATCTCGGCAGCACCACCGTCAGCTCCACCGTGATCTCCGACACCACACTGACCGCCGTGACGCCGGCGGCGCCGTTCGGCGGCGTCGTGGATGTGCGCGTGCTGAACGCGAAGGGCATCAGCGCCAAGACCACCGGCGACCTGCTCACCTTCGTCGACACCAGCACGACGGGGACCACCACGGGAACCACGACGGGGACCACCACAGGCACGACGACGGGGACCACAACGGGTACGACGACAGGAACCAGCACGGGAACAACCACCAGCACCACGACCGGTGGCGGTCCGCCGCCCCCGCCGCTGTAAAACTGGCGCATTTGACAGCGTTCGCCGCAGGCGGTTTCATTGACAATTTGAAGCCGCCTGTGGTATATTCAACTCAATCCAATAGCGCAGCATGACGTTCTTATCAAGAGTGGTGGAGGGACCGGCCCTACGAAACCACAACAACCACCCCGCCCGGGGCAGGTGTTAATTCCGGCGTCGCATTCTTTTTCAGGAATGGGGACGCAAGATAAGACAAGCGAACGAACCACTTCTCCCGCTTGCCTCTCGAAAACTTGATAATCCCGCCGCTGCTCTCAATCCAAAGTCTGCTTGAGAGGAAGCACATCCATGTCCGACATCAAATTCTTCACTTCCGAGTCCGTCTCCGAAGGCCACCCCGATAAGCTCGCCGACCAGATCAGCGACGCCATTCTCGACGAGCTTCTCCGCCAGGATCCCAAGAGCCGCGTCGCCGTCGAAACGCTGCTGACGCGCGGTCTGGCCGTCATCGCCGGCGAGGTCACCACGTCGGGTTACGTCGAGATCAGCGACGTCGTCCGGAACACCATCAACGAAGTCGGCTACACCAAAACGGATTATGGGTTCGACGGCGAGACCACTGGCGTGCTCGTCGCGCTGCAAAAGCAGTCGCCCGACATCGCGGTCGGCGTCGATGAAGGCGGCACGGACGCGGCGCAGGGCGCGGGCGATCAGGGCATGATGTTCGGCTTCGCCGTCAACGAGACCCCCGAACTGATGCCGCTGCCAATCACCATCGCGCACCGACTCACCGGCCTCTACGCCCAGGTCCGCAAGGACGCCGGCCTCGGCCTGCGCCCCGACGCCAAAAGCCAGGTCACCGTGGCCTACGACCGCGCCACCGACAAGCCGCTCTACATCGACACGATTGTCTTCAGCGCCCAGCACGACCGCGAGCTGACCCAGGCCGATGTCCAGAAGCTCGTCACCGAGAAGGTCATTCAGCCGGTGCTCGCCGACTTTGAGAAGTACGTCACGCAGGAAATCAAGTACCACGTCAACCCGACCGGCATCTTCGTCATCGGCGGCCCGCAGGCCGACACCGGCGTCACCGGCCGCAAGATCATCGTGGACACCTACGGCGGCTACGCCCGCCACGGCGGCGGCGCCTTCTCCGGTAAGGACCCGAGCAAAGTCGACCGCAGCGCCGCCTACGCCGCGCGCTTCATCGCCAAAAACATCGTCGCCGCCGGCCTCGCCGAACGCTGCGAAATCCAGCTCGCCTACGCCATCGGCGTCGCCCAGCCCGTCAGCGTCCTCGTCGAAACTTTCGGCACCGGCTCCATCTCCGACAACGAGATCAGCAAGCGCGTCCAGGACGCCTTCGACCTGACCCCGCGCGGCATCATCACCCTGCTCGACCTCGTCAACCCGATCTACAAGCAGACCGCCAAAAACGGCCACTTCGGCAACCCCGCCTTCGGCTGGGAAAAGACCGACCTCGCCGCGAAGCTGGCGTAAAGCCAATTTAACGAAAACAGCCCCCATTCCAAAGTCTGGAATGGGGGCTGTTTTTCTGGCAAAGGATCAGCGGCTACTTACTCTCCACCCCCAACCAAATCACCCGCTGGGCGGCGGCGGA from Capsulimonas corticalis harbors:
- a CDS encoding primary-amine oxidase; the protein is MATTGSIIEAVAAPPRMHPLEPLSGEEIAAAAGVLRASGLLGDKMRFVLATLAEPAKEVVYGWTAETAAPREAAVQILDNADGKTYEAVVSLTDMSVVRWEHIPGVQPSVMLDEFFECEEGVKNSPEFQAALAKRGISDMSLVMVDPWSAGWYGGESASYETRRVLRAMAWLRAETMDNGYARPIEGVAVIYDLNEQRVLEVIDTGVVALPPEPGNYSREYVSEFSQTGGYRADLKPFEVAQPDGPSFTVDGHHVTWQKWSFRIGFTPREGLVLYTVGYEDGGKARPILYRAALCDMVVPYGDPGYNHYHKNAFDCGEYGIGMLANALELGCDCLGEIRYFDAFMTSSRGEPVKLPNAVCMHEEDFGILWKHVDWRNNHTEVRRSRRLVVSFIATVGNYEYGFFWYFYQDGTIQYEIKLTGIMNTSALPPGETRKYGSLLAPGLYAPNHEHIFNIRMDMMVDGPRNSVQEVHCELEPEGPDNPAGNGYYAQATTLKTEHEAQQLVDPLRGRYWKIVNPHSINRLGLPVSYKLMPGENSAAFQHPSAYVSKRAGYMSKHLWVTPFDADELYATGKYPNQSQTDAGLPMYTQGNRPIEDTDLVVWYTLAHNHIPRPEDWPVMPVGYVGFMLKPVGFFDRNPALDVPPTESKRCHGIAQETGGCGCSSSGSDHKNGAH
- a CDS encoding IPT/TIG domain-containing protein; protein product: MKYATRQRLRMAGIAAFALSVAAVAGCGGGGSSDNGGTTTPVETINGVVISSVTPNVVPLTAGQIITVTGTGFEAKDATGTIMPVTVHLGSTTVSSTVISDTTLTAVTPAAPFGGVVDVRVLNAKGISAKTTGDLLTFVDTSTTGTTTGTTTGTTTGTTTGTTTGTTTGTSTGTTTSTTTGGGPPPPPL
- the metK gene encoding methionine adenosyltransferase, translated to MSDIKFFTSESVSEGHPDKLADQISDAILDELLRQDPKSRVAVETLLTRGLAVIAGEVTTSGYVEISDVVRNTINEVGYTKTDYGFDGETTGVLVALQKQSPDIAVGVDEGGTDAAQGAGDQGMMFGFAVNETPELMPLPITIAHRLTGLYAQVRKDAGLGLRPDAKSQVTVAYDRATDKPLYIDTIVFSAQHDRELTQADVQKLVTEKVIQPVLADFEKYVTQEIKYHVNPTGIFVIGGPQADTGVTGRKIIVDTYGGYARHGGGAFSGKDPSKVDRSAAYAARFIAKNIVAAGLAERCEIQLAYAIGVAQPVSVLVETFGTGSISDNEISKRVQDAFDLTPRGIITLLDLVNPIYKQTAKNGHFGNPAFGWEKTDLAAKLA
- a CDS encoding aldo/keto reductase; the encoded protein is MNYRPLGASGVNVSEISFGCWTMGGLNWVNGSPNGWANVDEDDIVAGIKAAIDAGVNHFDNADVYGNGKAERMLARVFDKLGVNTNDYIVATKIGHFPGTAEHAYEPAHIRHQCEQSLINLKRDYIDVYYFHHGDFGPDAKYLPEAAATLDALVAEGKVRVKGQSAYSADDFERVVPVVKPQVLQSWAHALDDQFVRPGSRVAKLLEEHNMTFVAFSPLAQARLLDKYNPENPPQFEPGDHRKDSSAFGAEAIAALKPKLEKLKARFGSTTEDLASVALNYILAQPRVACVIPGFRNERQAKCNLAADGRALTAADIAFIQETLA
- a CDS encoding APC family permease encodes the protein MATVQLPADHLDLGEHNHHAVGYRRDALSSTETLAQSIANIAPTLTPAVNLQLVFGSSGNGTWFTYLLATLGLLLIGVCIKQFASKTATPGALYSYVTKSLGPTAGFITGWALILAYLTTGIAVASYTAPYAQTLLKNLNIAMPAMVMFVLVVGLVWFVAYRDVRLSAKMMLILEGVSISLIFVLGLLMVAHTGLHLGPQLSLKGMTLTGLQGGMVLGIFSFVGFESATALGAEARDPKRSIPRAVFMSTAIAGTFFMIMSFMMVSAFSAYKTHLDDPNLVALTAMADIAHAPVLGVLVSIGAIVSLFACSLACVTATSRILSAMSRDGLIHAHLGKSHDTNATPHIAATVCAAIMIVVLFGLSMKHVAVLDIYNMNGMIATYGFLLAYILIAVGAVVSASRDKSLSPMLIFSAVAGVLFMGLAVKGSVYPWPVAPDNYLPQVFAGYMAVGIVWMLIERMKSRGSSTAIA
- a CDS encoding acetamidase/formamidase family protein, translating into MSKHQFTPTHYFSTLGSHPPVLRIADGDTVATTTLDAGGFDLHRERRHKGVNPMTGPFYVEGAEPGDTLAVRLDRLRPNRRFGWSGVQLASNVMDPADVALLPPPPGFAEGSGEWDVDWDAGIAVLTSPATKLARLPIPIRPMVGCFGVAPSGGQAISTATSSTNGGNMDYKGFTEGVTVYFPVAVSGALFFIGDGHAVQGCGEVCGTGIEISFDVEFTLSVIKGKSIEWPRAETATHIVAAGNARPLDQALQHATSEMARWLQEEYALTWTEAHTLMGQCVEYEIANVFDPAYTVVCKMDKALLARVANL
- a CDS encoding NAD(P)-dependent alcohol dehydrogenase, whose translation is MKVHALAAYAPGEPLRPFEYEIGAVSGFDCVIRVQSCGLCHSDIHVVDNDWGGATFPVVPGHEAVGEVVELGPGVTHLKIGDRVGVGWQSGACLGCRDCLRGNEQMCDANQATILHQYGGFGDYMTVDSRFAFPIPDGLASAAAGPLLCAGITVYSGLRHAGMRGGQEIGVIGIGGLGHLAVQFAAKLGNRVTVFTTSPEKAEYAARLGAAEAVIVGRDGSPPQKPSRPLDIIIDTVASGKDYNAYLNCLDSDGVFNLVGIGNDPIPLSVFAFQDKRRRIMGSPIGSRSEMIEMLGLAARYGIVPQIETFAFERANDAVQHVRDNKVRYRAVLLMD
- a CDS encoding SDR family oxidoreductase, with amino-acid sequence MKGIHGRVAIVTGASAGIGYGIAHVFAREGAKVVAANRNVEAGERVAREIRDAGGEAIFVPADISVKADNEKVAAAALETYGAIDILVHNAGVFWEAMLEEITEEDWDRCHNLNLKGALFATQAVLPAMKQQGRGRILFTSSITGPKTGMPGFAHYGATKGGVNGFIRNAAVELAKFGITVNGVEPGNILTEGLAQLGEEYLSKMTRAIPMGKLGSPEDIAYAMAFFASDEAGWITGQTLCVDGGQTLPESGVAD